One segment of Kryptolebias marmoratus isolate JLee-2015 linkage group LG23, ASM164957v2, whole genome shotgun sequence DNA contains the following:
- the si:ch211-246m6.5 gene encoding von Willebrand factor D and EGF domain-containing protein isoform X5, translating into MDYCSPASVLGYLRMALLWGVQLGALAQHAPECYPGGHRILRNPYRSVDFDSTEIQNTAIQDLICDHSLRPGWYRFRINNKPAEMPTSCVEMNHCGTQAPVWLSLKDTSLPRAGQVRQLSACATWQFFQGSTKDCCLFRIPVTVRNCGDFLLYFLQPTQGCMGYCAKVAPELGSRLCSPGEAQVNGQCRAVTPPQPSRPVITPELIGHSVHLRCSFVPPPRSQTLAFQVVWARHIGHSMKAEIRQESTLKPFSLVEMDGVHFRLGETFSCSVSTFRVDSNYSTSSPKESESFYAGLKFSPDSLHVAENGEEHEVTVLSTVPVPCFRSDLGPQCGVPLDLRVHHPDSRAQDVSNVALSACQAEIQPKTCSEGSCGAARFLVTAVTDFTRDGNRLSLVSVLPGPGAPRLWRSYVPTSLQVMVQDVPTSICHSLTDPHIITLDRRRYENHQTGTFVLYRSLARTFEVHSRQWDCGSRHYSVACNCGVAAREGNDVAIFDMCNGQLQETKPQLTLKNLRDEGSRVRVQESHQGRKVTLIFPSGAFVRADVSDWGMSLAVRAPSADYGNTRGLCGTFDRNANNDFQGSNGGYYGPDGLDGFIEDWRIAPGESLFDKTPPEVTQEVRRPFCQCHREYSTSQHHGREVVNLHRSLAHSDCAEHDNVDYTSVFPFLDTTEEYIRSPEREESILEMSAFSSQPLERKHLWIHGQKNQNDGDFAPAAEFREDLLLSVERPKRQTLFEFRPVFAAQSLSQVDLDSFAYFFPEDHLTEARLEVQPHWPTPSGLTSAKALEVCQLALVNSTVGAVCRGLLGRRLDEAVDLCMLDLQLKDDLGWEEALVPYLENECERQLLENRTQRATEVSTSPGTFEEVVTALRCPNFCNGNGECTGWGCQCYPGYSFHDCSLAIGQPIEITDLENRGLCDIRAFDCRSIRVFGLGFIDSPDLSCLATRLKFIHNAWVPGEQQQTEARFLSSKALDCSVPSLSNAAINTEDFMMDDKPYARWEIKVTNDGSQYSQAKVLTIYDGVCQVCEASRSGLCKLKERTCNIDGMCSAAGSINPSSPCLVCDPSTSRFTWSVNRGNKPPSFHQPQISLRTFAGENFVFQFAASDPEGSALLFQLEEGPEGAVLSPAGLLIWRVPSLLGEEEEEEARQARHSFRFSLSDECNAQSTVTVEIAVVPCGCLNGGTCVTDISFPAGSGKYLCVCGDGTQGELCDRHADACLLAPCAAGRCVDTPSGYRCECPAGLRGFRCLEDTNECERKPCFPGAPCFNSFGSYRCGPCPKGMLGNGTTCSAAVFRPTVGTLTPAAPTTLYEAPDVLLQDPKIKTDISAEGGKKPQRTGLKTEPNSWRNITFDFKPPAAHPSQKPNHERRKPQENPNAPIADTLKNIPGSRQVQLDQSKIWNRAVNSSITSGNVRAAAGSAQFLPINVSASCASRPCFPGVQCINRRPPHVGYVCGRCPPGLYGNGRVCTKTSKEASNLLPQQMFAKSSRSSSKTKVSHLHLPSFPPRQGIKRQSSSVTRQNSPLHQDPVSDRGGGTGRREAVTSASRNLPRTTVSALHVLNSHTTSEGADSRPNTRSRTAHFRELLPKKSDGATTLKVTASAQSDRVQPQLNHLAPTKVKPWTPPRPAVPLTAALTALSYTLPESEFSADGDEVEPESEDMSPLEPAPTLTPPGKTVYSSPHQKPSSGLHRVSSGTAADRHVAACSDRPCFPGVQCEPTVDGGFHCGRCPVGYTGDGRTCRAVCRHTCGRNMECASPDTCRCKPGYSGLTCQTVCERGCLRRSTCV; encoded by the exons atgGATTACTGCAGTCCTGCTTCGGTTCTTGGATATTTACGCATGGCTCTGCTGTGGGGGGTGCAACTAGGAGCGCTGGCGCAACACG CTCCAGAGTGCTACCCGGGAGGCCATCGGATTTTACGTAATCCGTACCGCAGCGTCGACTTCGACTCCACGGAGATCCAGAATACGGCCATCCAGGACCTGATCTGTGACCACTCCCTGAGGCCCGGCTGGTACAGGTTCAGGATCAACAACAAGCCGGCGGAGATGCCGACCTCCTGCGTGGAG ATGAACCACTGTGGGACTCAGGCACCGGTGTGGCTGTCCCTGAAGGACACCTCTCTGCCACGTGCCGGTCAGGTCCGTCAGCTCTCCGCCTGCGCCACCTGGCAGTTCTTCCAAGGCAGCACCAAAGACTGCTGCCTTTTCCGCATCCCTGTCACGGTGAGGAACTGCGGCGACTTCCTGCTCTACTTCCTGCAGCCGACGCAAGGCTGCATGGGATACTGCGCTAAAG TTGCTCCAGAACTGGGCTCCAGACTCTGCTCTCCAGGGGAAGCACAAGTTAACGGGCAGTGCAGAG CGGTCACCCCGCCCCAGCCATCCCGGCCTGTGATCACCCCGGAGCTGATCGGACACAGCGTCCACCTCAGGTGTTCCTTCGTCCCACCTCCAAGGAGCCAAACCCTGGCCTTCCAGGTGGTTTGGGCCAGACACATCGGCCACAGCATGAAGGCTGAAATCAGGCAGGAGTCCACGCTGAAGCCCTTCTCTCTGGTGGAGATGGATGGCGTTCACTTCAGGCTCGGAGAAACG TTCTCCTGCAGTGTCTCGACTTTCAGAGTCGACTCCAACTACTCCACATCTTCACCAAAGGAGAGTGAAAGTTTCTACGCTGGACTGAAG TTTTCTCCAGACTCGCTCCACGTGGCGGAGAACGGCGAGGAACACGAGGTGACCGTCCTCAGCACGGTGCCGGTCCCCTGCTTCAGGTCCGACCTCGGCCCGCAGTGTGGAGTCCCTCTGGACCTGAGGGTCCACCATCCAG ACAGTCGGGCCCAGGACGTGTCCAATGTGGCGCTGTCTGCCTGCCAGGCGGAAATCCAGCCGAAAACCTGCAGCGAAGGCAGCTGTGGCGCGGCGAGGTTTCTCGTCACCGCCGTGACCGATTTCACACGAGACGGGAACCGGCTGAGCCTGGTGTCGGTCCTGCCGGGACCCGGAGCACCTCGACTCTGGAGGAGCTACGTCCCGACGTCTCTCCAG GTCATGGTCCAGGATGTCCCCACTTCCATCTGCCACTCTTTGACTGATCCACACATCATCACACTGGATCGCAG GCGTTACGAGAACCACCAGACTGGAACCTTTGTCCTCTATCGAAGCCTTGCGAGGACGTTTGAGGTCCATTCTCGCCAGTGGGACTGTGGTAGCCGACACTACTCTGTTGCCTGCAACTGCGGCGTCGCAGCGCGAGAGGGGAACGACGTCGCCATCTTTGACATGTGCAATGGGCAACTCCAGGAGACCAAGCCACAGCTGACTCTGAAGAACCTCAGGGACGAGGGCAGTCGGGTCAGGGTCCAGGAGTCCCATCAGGGGAGGAAGGTCACC TTGATCTTTCCCTCTGGGGCCTTTGTTAGGGCGGATGTAAGCGACTGGGGGATGAGCCTGGCGGTCCGAGCACCCAGCGCTGACTACGGGAACACTCGAGGCCTCTGTGGAACCTTTGATCGTAATGCCAATAATGACTTCCAGGGTTCTAATGGTGGTTATTATGGCCCTGACGGCTTGGATGGCTTCATTGAGGACTGGAG GATAGCTCCTGGTGAGAGTCTGTTTGATAAAACACCTCCTGAGGTCACGCAGGAGGTCAGGCGACCGTTCTGTCAGTGCCACAGAGAATACAGCACTTCTCAACATCACGGCAGAGAGGTGGTGAACTTGCACCGATCTCTGGCTCACTCTGACTGCGCTGAACACGATAATGTGGATTACACATCTGTGTTTCCCTTCCTGGACACAACAGAGGAATACATCAGGAGTCCTGAAAGAGAGGAAAGCATCCTGGAAATGTCTGCCTTCAGTAGTCAGCCTCTAGAGAGGAAGCACCTTTGGATTCATggtcagaaaaatcaaaacgATGGTGATTTTGCACCAGCTGCTGAGTTCAGGGAGGATCTTCTGCTTTCTGTTGAGAGACCAAAGCGACAGACGTTGTTTGAATTTCGGCCTGTTTTTGCTGCTCAAAGCCTGAGCCAAGTAGATTTGGACAGTTTTGCCTACTTTTTCCCTGAAGATCACTTGACAGAAGCTCGTTTGGAAGTACAACCCCACTGGCCCACACCAAGCGGCCTTACCTCGGCCAAAGCCCTGGAGGTGTGCCAGCTGGCTCTGGTCAACTCTACGGTTGGTGCGGTGTGCCGAGGGCTGCTGGGACGCCGCCTGGATGAGGCAGTGGATCTCTGCATGCTGGACCTGCAGCTCAAAGATGACCTGGGCTGGGAGGAGGCGCTGGTGCCGTATCTGGAGAACGAGTGCGAGAGACAACTACTAGAAAACCGGACCCAGCGAGCCACGGAGGTCTCAACCTCACCAGGTACTTTTGAGGAGGTGGTGACGGCGCTGCGCTGCCCAAACTTCTGCAATGGAAATGGAGAGTGTACAGGGTGGGGCTGCCAGTGCTACCCAGGCTACAGCTTCCACGACTGCAGCCTGGCCATTG GTCAGCCAATCGAGATAACCGATTTAGAAAACCGTGGATTGTGTGACATCCGAGCATTCGACTGTCGCAGCATTCGCGTCTTTGGCCTCGGCTTCATCGACTCTCCTGACCTGAGCTGCCTCGCCACCCGACTGAAG TTCATACACAACGCTTGGGTTCCAGGGGAGCAACAGCAGACAGAGGCCAGGTTCCTCAGCTCCAAGGCTCTGGACTGTTCTGTCCCTTCGCTGAGCAACGCCGCCATCAATACAGAAGACTTCATGATGGACGACAAACCATACGCACGATGGGAGATTAAG GTGACCAATGATGGCTCCCAGTACAGCCAGGCAAAGGTGCTGACGATTTACGATGGCGTCTGCCAGGTCTGTGAGGCATCACGCTCAGGACTCTGTAAGTTAAAG GAGAGGACGTGTAACATCGACGGGATGTGTTCTGCAGCCGGAAGCATCAACCCCAGCAGTCCGTGCCTCGTCTGTGACCCCAGCACCTCCAGATTCACCTGGTCTGTGAACAGAG GCAACAAGCCGCCGTCCTTCCACCAACCTCAAATCAGCCTGCGGACATTTGCCGGAGAGAACTTTGTCTTCCAGTTCGCGGCGTCTGACCCTGAGGGTTCTGCGCTGCTCTTCCAGCTGGAGGAAGGACCGGAGGGGGCCGTGCTCTCCCCCGCTGGCCTCCTCATCTGGAGGGTTCCATCGCTCctgggagaggaggaggaggaggaggctcgGCAGGCGAGACACTCCTTCCGCTTCTCGCTCTCTGATGAGTGCAATGCCCAGAGCACCGTCACGGTGGAG ATCGCCGTGGTGCCGTGTGGCTGTTTGAACGGCGGCACGTGTGTGACAGACATCAGCTTTCCTGCCGGCAGCGGGAAGtacctgtgtgtttgtggagaCGGGACGCAGGGCGAGCTCTGCGACCGCCACGCCGATGCGTGTTTGTTGGCGCCATGTGCAGCCGGCAGGTGCGTCGACACGCCCAGCGGGTACAGGTGTGAGTGTCCTGCAGGGCTGCGAG GTTTCAGATGCCTGGAGGACACCAACGAGTGCGAGAGGAAACCCTGTTTCCCAGGAGCCCCGTGCTTCAACAGCTTCGGCTCCTACCGCTGTGGCCCGTGCCCCAAAGGCATGCTGGGAAATGGGACGACTTGTTCCG CAGCAGTCTTCAGGCCCACCGTCGGCACCCTGACACCTGCCGCTCCTACCACTCTTTACGAGGCACCAGATGTTCTGCTGCAAGACCCTAAAATAAAGACCGACATctcagctgaaggaggaaaGAAACCTCAGAGAACTGGCCTGAAAACTGAGCCCAACTCTTGGAGAAATATCACCTTCGATTTCAAACCTCCAGCAGCACACCCGTCCCAAAAACCCAATCATGAACGGAGAAAACCTCAAGAAAACCCGAACGCTCCCATCGCCGACACTCTGAAGAACATCCCAGGGAGTAGACAAGTCCAACTGGACCAGTCTAAAATCTGGAACAGAGCTGTCAATTCTTCCATTACGTCTGGAAACgtcagagcagcagcag GATCGGCTCAGTTTTTGCCCATCAACGTGTCGGCGTCATGCGCCAGCAGACCCTGCTTCCCCGGGGTGCAGTGCATCAACCGCAGGCCGCCGCATGTCGGCTACGTCTGCGGCCGCTGTCCACCTGGACTCTACGGCAACGGGCGCGTCTGCACAAAGACCTCCAAGGAAG CATCAAACCTCCTCCCTCAGCAGATGTTTGCTAAATCCAGCCGATCCTCGAGCAAAACCAAAGtctcccacctccacctgcccAGCTTCCCGCCCAGGCAAGGCATCAAACGCCAGTCCTCGTCCGTTACCAGACAAAACAGCCCGCTGCATCAAGACCCTGTATCGGACAGAGGAGGGGGGACGGGCAGGAGGGAGGCGGTCACTTCTGCTTCTAGAAACCTTCCCAGGACAACGGTCAGCGCCCTCCATGTCCTCAACTCCCACACCACCTCTGAAGGTGCAGACTCCAGACCGAACACCAGATCAAGAACGGCTCACTTCAGAGAACTGCTTCCCAAG AAGTCTGACGGAGCTACGACCCTTAAGGTGACTGCCTCCGCTCAGTCCGACAGAGTCCAACCGCAGCTCAACCACTTAGCACCAACTAAAGTAAAACCCTGGACTCCTCCGAGACCTGCCGTCCCTCTTACGGCCGCCCTCACCGCTCTGTCCTACACTCTGCCTGAATCAGAGTTCTCCGCAGATGGAGATGAGGTCGAGCCGGAGTCGGAGGACATGTCTCCACTGGAGCCAGCACCAACCTTAACGCCTCCAGGAAAGACTGTCTACAGCTCCCCACATCAAAAACCTTCCTCCGGTCTTCACCGGGTCAGCAGTGGCACCGCAGCTGACAGACATGTGGCAGCTTGTTCCGACCGGCCATGTTTTCCTGGTGTCCAATGTGAGCCCACTGTGGACGGGGGTTTCCACTGTGGGAGGTGTCCCGTGGGGTACACCGGAGATGGACGAACCTGCCGGG CTGTCTGCAGGCACACGTGTGGCAGAAACATGGAGTGCGCCTCACCCGACACATGCCGCTGCAAACCAGGCTACTCTGGACTCACCTGTCAGACAG TGTGTGAACGGGGGTGTCTGCGTCGCTCcacatgtgtgtga